A stretch of the Massilia sp. W12 genome encodes the following:
- a CDS encoding twin transmembrane helix small protein, with translation MKIVFILAFALILGSLAFALFFMLRRKSGKSMVWSLTARVALSITLFVCVLLAHWMGWIQPTGLR, from the coding sequence ATGAAAATTGTATTTATCCTGGCCTTTGCGCTGATTTTGGGCAGCTTGGCCTTCGCCCTGTTCTTTATGCTGCGCCGGAAAAGCGGCAAAAGTATGGTGTGGTCACTCACCGCCCGCGTCGCCTTGTCGATCACCCTGTTTGTATGCGTCTTGCTGGCGCACTGGATGGGATGGATACAGCCGACGGGTTTGCGCTGA
- a CDS encoding SURF1 family protein, producing MMMSSSEQSTIVNPKRFAFLPWGPTLVLFLLLALGLGAGVWQTRRAWFKEENAAKLQARQRQAPVRNPFFEDVAAHEFRRVQVHGEFAPQWSVWLENRPQQGKSGFVLVTPLRLDNTNQYVLVARGWAARDPRQRDKLPQVATPAGSWALDGMIKRDFERVMQLGQPPALQTNAILQNLERSEFARSSGLHVLPWVIEQSSEAQDGLQRNWPQAGSGADKHRAYAFQWFGLSCAALGFYIWLGVRRARGLDSPQTSAK from the coding sequence ATGATGATGAGCAGCTCAGAACAAAGCACGATTGTAAACCCAAAACGCTTCGCCTTCCTGCCATGGGGGCCGACGCTTGTGCTGTTTTTGCTGCTCGCCTTGGGGCTGGGCGCCGGCGTATGGCAAACCCGGCGCGCCTGGTTCAAAGAAGAAAACGCCGCCAAACTGCAGGCGCGCCAGCGCCAGGCGCCGGTGCGCAATCCTTTTTTTGAGGATGTGGCGGCGCATGAATTCCGCCGTGTCCAAGTACATGGCGAATTTGCTCCGCAATGGTCGGTCTGGCTGGAAAACCGGCCACAGCAGGGAAAATCCGGGTTTGTGCTGGTCACGCCTTTGCGTCTTGATAACACCAATCAATATGTGCTGGTGGCGCGCGGCTGGGCGGCGCGCGATCCGCGCCAGCGCGATAAATTGCCGCAGGTCGCCACCCCCGCCGGCTCCTGGGCCTTGGATGGCATGATCAAACGCGATTTTGAACGCGTCATGCAACTCGGTCAGCCGCCGGCCCTGCAAACCAATGCGATTCTGCAAAACCTGGAGCGCAGCGAATTTGCGCGCAGCAGCGGCTTGCATGTGCTGCCCTGGGTGATTGAACAAAGCAGCGAGGCTCAGGACGGCTTACAGCGCAATTGGCCGCAAGCCGGCAGCGGCGCCGACAAGCATCGCGCGTATGCCTTTCAATGGTTCGGCCTGTCATGCGCCGCACTCGGTTTTTATATTTGGCTGGGCGTGCGCCGTGCGCGCGGCCTGGACTCTCCGCAAACATCAGCAAAATGA
- a CDS encoding Rap1a/Tai family immunity protein — MAGLVLRRVLELNCAAVKQKKQRPAGRCFLLSKSFVRTEMRIFCLFAILLFCGAAQGETRLARPIAEQQRLNIENNNLTTEEFLSAYMSKNIMERRYAEMFLLGVMEAGEGRDWCDYRKFKTVTVNEEIYSGLQGLSMGQRKERAASILISILRKQFPCKGKNK, encoded by the coding sequence GTGGCTGGGCTTGTACTTCGTCGTGTACTGGAACTGAACTGCGCAGCAGTGAAGCAAAAAAAACAGCGCCCTGCGGGGCGCTGTTTTTTATTATCGAAATCTTTTGTGAGAACTGAGATGCGAATATTTTGTTTGTTTGCCATCCTGCTGTTTTGTGGCGCCGCCCAGGGGGAAACCCGTTTGGCGCGACCGATAGCGGAACAGCAACGCTTGAATATTGAAAATAATAATTTGACCACCGAAGAATTTTTGTCTGCATATATGAGCAAAAATATAATGGAGCGCCGATATGCGGAAATGTTCTTGTTGGGAGTTATGGAAGCCGGCGAGGGGAGAGATTGGTGCGATTATCGAAAATTTAAGACTGTAACTGTGAATGAGGAAATATACAGCGGGCTGCAAGGTTTGAGCATGGGGCAACGAAAAGAGCGTGCGGCATCAATCTTAATCAGTATTTTGCGTAAGCAATTTCCATGTAAAGGGAAAAATAAATGA
- a CDS encoding T6SS effector amidase Tae4 family protein, with amino-acid sequence MKVKYLILKNNHYSSNELNTSYVSRQKLYREIGYDDEQLIKQNAGYKNTCATRMSLALLKSGVQIRGRLKIKEGSYKGKTFEPGAKLLADHLANRHILGRPLVMTPATALSKLSGKKGIIFFWKIDGYDGGHIDVIDSTTKEQVCNSACYFASKEIWFWELD; translated from the coding sequence ATGAAAGTGAAGTATCTGATTTTGAAGAATAATCACTACTCATCAAATGAGCTAAATACCAGTTATGTTTCGCGCCAGAAACTGTATCGTGAAATTGGATATGACGATGAGCAGTTGATAAAGCAAAATGCCGGATATAAGAATACCTGTGCTACTCGCATGAGTTTGGCCTTGCTTAAATCTGGTGTGCAGATCAGGGGGCGGTTGAAAATTAAAGAAGGCTCTTACAAGGGAAAAACGTTTGAGCCTGGTGCGAAGTTGTTGGCGGATCATTTGGCGAACCGGCATATTTTGGGGAGGCCGCTTGTCATGACTCCAGCGACGGCACTCTCAAAGTTGTCCGGGAAAAAAGGAATAATTTTCTTCTGGAAAATTGATGGATATGATGGTGGGCATATTGATGTAATTGATTCTACAACAAAAGAGCAAGTGTGCAATTCTGCATGCTACTTTGCTTCCAAAGAAATATGGTTCTGGGAGTTGGATTGA
- a CDS encoding cytochrome C oxidase subunit I, giving the protein MSENSSPAKPKRSSAMLWAVLAVCIAPIAASYFYYYVVKPGPATNYGALLDPRQYPMPNLNARSLDGQPRELASLNGKWRMLMVAPAACAESCREKLFQMRQLRLTQGREKDRIERVWLITDEQALDTILLREYDGTHFIRAERAKIAAWLPAEASTRIEDHLYFIDPLGNLMMRYPKDADPHKIKKDLNKLIKISKIG; this is encoded by the coding sequence ATGAGTGAAAACAGCAGTCCTGCCAAGCCCAAACGATCATCCGCCATGTTATGGGCCGTGCTGGCGGTATGCATCGCCCCGATCGCCGCATCGTATTTTTATTATTACGTGGTGAAACCCGGCCCGGCCACCAACTACGGCGCCTTGCTCGATCCGCGCCAATACCCGATGCCAAACTTGAATGCGCGCAGCCTGGATGGCCAACCGCGCGAGCTGGCCAGCCTGAATGGCAAATGGCGCATGCTGATGGTGGCGCCTGCCGCATGCGCGGAGAGCTGCCGCGAAAAGCTGTTTCAAATGCGCCAATTGCGCTTGACCCAGGGACGTGAAAAAGACCGCATCGAGCGCGTCTGGCTGATCACTGATGAGCAGGCGCTCGACACCATCCTGCTGCGTGAATATGACGGCACCCATTTCATCCGCGCCGAGCGCGCCAAAATCGCCGCCTGGCTGCCGGCGGAAGCTTCGACCCGGATCGAAGACCATCTCTACTTCATCGATCCGCTTGGCAATTTGATGATGCGTTACCCGAAAGATGCGGACCCGCACAAGATCAAAAAAGACTTAAACAAGCTGATTAAAATCTCGAAGATTGGCTAA